A genomic region of Herbaspirillum sp. DW155 contains the following coding sequences:
- the pilM gene encoding type IV pilus biogenesis protein PilM: protein MWGLIVALAMIAAGGFYCSTSSQQLAVVQSNRVRETAAEMALYRQAVIDYFSANDLRGTSVSIETLKSAHALPSWSLLYQQSDRLIWSNYRDQDGIIYVYGTSLPPFNILADLTQLSGNSLLVGVYRSGKSTLQSGLFGDTGISVTALAGRAVPDGSPLWIAMTQ, encoded by the coding sequence ATGTGGGGCCTCATCGTGGCACTGGCAATGATTGCGGCGGGTGGCTTTTATTGCAGCACCAGCAGTCAGCAACTGGCCGTGGTCCAGTCCAATCGCGTCCGGGAAACGGCAGCGGAGATGGCCTTGTACCGCCAGGCGGTCATCGATTATTTCAGTGCCAACGACCTGCGCGGCACAAGCGTCTCCATCGAGACCCTCAAGAGCGCGCACGCCTTGCCGAGCTGGTCGCTGCTCTATCAGCAAAGTGACCGGCTGATCTGGAGCAACTACCGTGACCAGGACGGAATCATCTATGTCTACGGGACGTCGCTGCCCCCATTCAACATTCTCGCCGATCTCACCCAGCTCTCCGGCAATTCCCTGCTGGTCGGCGTCTACCGGAGCGGCAAGAGCACACTGCAGTCGGGGCTCTTCGGTGATACCGGCATTTCCGTCACCGCGTTGGCCGGCAGAGCCGTTCCGGATGGTTCTCCGCTGTGGATCGCGATGACCCAATGA
- a CDS encoding type 4 pilus major pilin — protein sequence MMKCKYIHSKKNHLAIRSDSLLARQQGASLLEGIAYLGIAAIVVLGAVSLLTGAFGSAKANQMTEEVVAIRTAVRKLYIGQSYPTSSLVPSLLLANAIPNTLARPTNTTLSNSWGGAVTIVGTSTGFTITYNAVPQDVCVSMISGASGWTQIDQGGNNPITSFPATVSNANSLCTVNSAAGNSITFTAS from the coding sequence ATGATGAAGTGCAAATACATCCATAGCAAAAAAAACCATCTGGCCATCCGTTCAGACAGCCTGCTGGCGCGACAGCAAGGGGCGTCGCTGCTGGAAGGGATTGCCTACCTGGGCATTGCGGCCATTGTGGTGCTGGGCGCGGTCTCTCTGCTCACCGGTGCCTTCGGCAGCGCCAAGGCCAACCAGATGACCGAAGAGGTCGTGGCCATCCGAACCGCCGTCAGAAAGCTCTATATCGGCCAGAGCTATCCGACGTCCTCGCTGGTGCCCAGCCTGTTGCTGGCCAATGCCATCCCCAACACCCTGGCACGTCCGACCAATACCACCCTGAGCAACAGCTGGGGTGGGGCAGTGACCATCGTTGGAACCAGCACCGGCTTTACCATCACCTACAACGCAGTACCGCAGGATGTGTGCGTGAGCATGATCAGCGGTGCCAGCGGCTGGACCCAGATCGACCAGGGCGGCAACAATCCGATCACCAGCTTCCCGGCAACGGTAAGCAATGCCAATTCGTTGTGCACGGTGAATTCGGCAGCCGGCAATTCGATCACCTTCACCGCCTCCTGA
- a CDS encoding type II secretion system F family protein, with product MLRDLNRWWARTQFTATVRLSLYRKIAKMLSHGLPLLKILEELRDRASEHGKKPGEPLAIVLDDCRRMVQNGRLLAEGLEWWVPRSEQMIIMAGEQSGKLEHTLMAVVSVVQAGKKIKGVILGGLAYPLSVLALVIVYIYLFGTRVIPEFTRMIDPSGWHGAARSLYLMSLWVQQWMAYAVLGLLVLLVALALSMSRWTGSLRILVDRLPPYSIYRLMVGCGFLTAFSALQSAGVTVEKSLLRLSAMAQPWLRERLDGALLGVRSGLNCGEALRNAGYQFPSKEVIDDLCVYAEYKGFAEALRLLADEWMEQGVEAISLRMKVLNGFSIITLALVIGWLVTGFFGIQQEIAALTRSVH from the coding sequence GTGCTGCGTGATCTCAATCGCTGGTGGGCCCGGACCCAATTCACGGCCACGGTCAGGTTGAGCCTGTACCGCAAGATCGCCAAGATGCTCTCGCATGGACTGCCCTTGCTCAAGATCCTGGAAGAGTTGCGCGACCGCGCCTCCGAGCACGGCAAGAAGCCGGGTGAGCCGCTGGCCATCGTCCTGGATGACTGTCGGCGCATGGTGCAGAACGGGCGTCTGCTGGCCGAGGGTCTGGAATGGTGGGTGCCGCGCTCGGAGCAGATGATCATCATGGCCGGCGAACAGTCCGGCAAGCTGGAGCACACGCTCATGGCGGTGGTGAGCGTGGTGCAGGCAGGCAAGAAGATCAAGGGGGTGATCCTGGGCGGACTGGCCTATCCCTTATCGGTGCTGGCGCTGGTGATCGTCTACATCTACCTGTTCGGAACCCGGGTTATCCCCGAGTTCACCCGCATGATCGATCCCTCCGGCTGGCATGGTGCGGCCCGGTCGCTGTACCTGATGTCGCTGTGGGTACAGCAGTGGATGGCTTATGCCGTGCTGGGCTTGCTGGTACTGCTGGTCGCCCTGGCGCTGTCGATGAGTCGCTGGACCGGTTCGCTGCGCATCCTGGTGGACCGGCTGCCGCCTTATTCCATCTATCGCCTGATGGTCGGATGCGGATTCCTTACCGCGTTCTCGGCCTTGCAGTCGGCCGGCGTGACGGTGGAGAAGTCGCTGCTGCGCCTGTCAGCGATGGCACAACCCTGGTTGCGCGAACGACTGGACGGTGCCTTGCTGGGTGTGCGTTCGGGCCTGAATTGCGGCGAGGCACTGCGCAATGCGGGGTATCAGTTTCCGTCCAAGGAAGTCATCGATGACCTGTGTGTCTATGCGGAATACAAAGGATTTGCAGAAGCGCTCAGGCTTCTGGCAGATGAATGGATGGAGCAGGGCGTAGAGGCCATCTCGCTGAGGATGAAGGTATTGAACGGTTTTTCCATCATTACCCTGGCCTTGGTGATTGGCTGGCTCGTGACCGGATTTTTCGGCATCCAGCAGGAAATTGCAGCACTAACGCGAAGTGTCCATTGA
- a CDS encoding ATPase, T2SS/T4P/T4SS family, with product MIQHAERQEGQAAGKGQATLGLDDLQALCGLGLLSNAGSLEARPEEKKLLCLLGDGRLLVAAGQAFNPHVLSYRGRLERMGHPFREVQASIELIRRINSNGLPIQAERNQEHSMMQVTAKEMLNKACRVRASDIHLRVRKNCTEIYFRIHNDLLPVGGQTREYGERLLATLYGAMTSVSDSSYKPTERQDASIADRDKLPPELYGVRIATVPTNEGSVMVLRLLYNDVGENLDLRSLGFSDQHVSDLQRLKEQPIGMNIISGPTGSGKSTTLQRVLCGQILESEGKLHVLTIEDPVEYPIEGAVQTTVTNAHTEEERSRLFSAAISNAMRLDPDTIMIGEIRDRASAQNALRASMTGHQIWTTLHANSAMAIVDRLVDLGLQQSLVLDHTVITGLISQRLVKQLCPHCRQPLLAHLDRVPAALLARLRKVIPDRLQDVFLCGPGCEVCSHRGTIGRTVVAEVIVPDEIFFRHLRMGEKCQAWRHWKQSLGGRSIADHALEKVVAGLIDPAMAEKVVGYFQEAAVTAAPHLHVVEADGAA from the coding sequence ATGATCCAGCATGCCGAACGGCAGGAGGGCCAGGCAGCGGGCAAGGGGCAGGCCACACTCGGACTCGATGATCTGCAGGCACTCTGTGGACTGGGCCTGCTCAGCAATGCCGGCAGCCTGGAGGCGCGACCGGAAGAGAAGAAACTGCTCTGCCTGCTGGGTGATGGCCGGCTGCTGGTGGCGGCCGGTCAGGCATTCAATCCGCATGTGCTGTCCTATCGCGGGCGGCTGGAGCGCATGGGCCATCCCTTCAGGGAAGTGCAGGCCAGCATCGAGCTGATCCGTCGCATCAACAGTAATGGCTTGCCGATCCAGGCCGAGCGCAATCAGGAACACTCGATGATGCAGGTCACGGCCAAGGAGATGCTCAACAAGGCCTGCCGGGTGCGGGCCTCGGACATCCACCTGCGGGTGCGGAAGAATTGTACGGAGATCTATTTCCGCATTCACAACGATCTGTTGCCAGTGGGGGGACAGACCCGCGAGTACGGTGAGCGCCTGTTGGCGACCTTGTATGGTGCCATGACGTCGGTGTCGGACAGCTCCTACAAACCGACCGAACGCCAGGATGCCAGCATCGCCGACCGTGACAAGCTGCCGCCGGAACTGTATGGGGTGCGCATCGCCACGGTGCCGACCAACGAGGGCAGCGTGATGGTACTGCGGTTGTTGTACAACGATGTGGGCGAGAACCTGGACCTGCGCTCGCTGGGCTTCTCCGACCAGCATGTGAGCGACCTGCAGCGTCTGAAGGAGCAGCCCATCGGCATGAACATCATCAGCGGGCCTACAGGCTCGGGCAAGTCGACCACGCTGCAGCGTGTGCTCTGCGGGCAGATTCTGGAAAGCGAGGGGAAACTGCACGTACTGACCATCGAAGATCCGGTCGAATATCCGATCGAAGGCGCGGTCCAGACCACGGTGACCAATGCCCACACCGAAGAGGAACGCTCGCGCCTGTTCTCGGCGGCGATCTCCAATGCCATGCGGCTCGACCCGGACACCATCATGATCGGCGAGATACGCGACCGGGCTTCAGCCCAGAATGCCTTGCGTGCCTCGATGACAGGCCACCAGATCTGGACCACCCTGCATGCCAACAGTGCCATGGCCATTGTGGACCGTCTCGTCGATCTGGGCTTGCAGCAGAGCCTGGTGCTTGACCACACCGTCATCACCGGCCTGATCAGCCAGCGCCTGGTCAAGCAGCTGTGCCCGCATTGCAGGCAGCCACTGCTGGCGCACCTGGATCGGGTGCCGGCGGCCTTGTTGGCGCGCTTGCGCAAGGTGATCCCGGATCGTCTGCAGGACGTCTTCCTCTGCGGCCCGGGGTGTGAGGTCTGCTCGCATCGCGGCACGATCGGCCGGACCGTCGTTGCCGAGGTCATCGTGCCGGACGAGATTTTTTTCCGCCATCTGCGGATGGGCGAGAAATGTCAGGCGTGGCGCCACTGGAAGCAATCCCTGGGCGGCCGGAGCATCGCCGATCATGCACTCGAAAAGGTCGTGGCCGGTCTGATCGATCCGGCCATGGCGGAAAAGGTGGTCGGATATTTCCAGGAAGCGGCGGTGACCGCCGCACCTCACCTGCACGTAGTGGAGGCCGACGGTGCTGCGTGA
- the pilP gene encoding type IV pilus biogenesis protein PilP: MQNNLALIWVAATALHVMSASAENVSESLTRIEAETLVLKARERQLEIQSNIVTRQNEIAVKQNMTAAITQPVVVGDPVIRAIEGVGSKIFATLQLSDGSIVDVQQGDTLSNGMKVVSVTPREVVVMSKSNQRIRLGTYAPQSAVFNGAYAGTALGMPAAPARSAAR; encoded by the coding sequence ATGCAAAATAATCTGGCGCTGATCTGGGTCGCAGCCACCGCGCTGCATGTGATGTCGGCCTCGGCTGAAAACGTCTCCGAGAGCCTCACGCGGATCGAAGCGGAAACCCTGGTATTGAAGGCCCGAGAACGACAGCTGGAGATCCAGTCCAACATCGTCACGCGACAGAATGAGATCGCCGTGAAGCAAAACATGACCGCTGCCATCACCCAGCCCGTGGTGGTGGGTGACCCGGTGATCCGCGCCATCGAAGGCGTGGGCAGCAAGATTTTCGCCACCCTGCAGCTCAGTGACGGCAGCATCGTCGATGTCCAGCAGGGAGATACCTTGTCCAATGGCATGAAAGTGGTCTCGGTGACGCCACGCGAGGTCGTGGTGATGTCCAAGTCCAATCAGCGTATCCGCCTGGGAACCTATGCACCGCAGAGCGCGGTCTTCAACGGCGCTTACGCGGGCACGGCACTGGGTATGCCTGCCGCGCCAGCCAGGAGTGCTGCGCGATGA